The following are encoded in a window of Planifilum fulgidum genomic DNA:
- a CDS encoding transposase — MNTRHELTDEQWAVIEPLLPKPKPGPGRPPADPRKTLNGILYVLKTGCTWADMPRQYGSPTTCWRRLKQWSEDGTWERIWRAL, encoded by the coding sequence ATGAATACGAGACATGAGTTGACAGACGAACAATGGGCTGTGATTGAGCCCCTGCTTCCCAAACCTAAACCGGGACCCGGGCGTCCGCCCGCCGATCCGAGAAAAACATTGAACGGAATTCTCTACGTGTTGAAAACCGGTTGTACTTGGGCGGATATGCCCCGGCAATATGGTTCTCCCACCACCTGTTGGCGGCGGCTGAAACAATGGTCGGAAGACGGGACGTGGGAGCGGATTTGGCGTGCGCTGTT